Proteins encoded within one genomic window of Flavobacterium gilvum:
- a CDS encoding GH92 family glycosyl hydrolase — MKKIIIMNLVVCCLFTLQVIGQQTTTTKEKSLAYYVNPFIGSSNNTALAGSYHGLGKTFPGAVTPFGLTQLSPNTITGGDNGAGYSYEHKSIEGFAFTQMSGIGWYGDLGNFLVMPTTGQLKTNSGREKEGISGYRSLYDKKSEKAEAGYYSVELTDYQVKAEMVAAPHSGIMQFTYPANKQSRIQIDLARRVGGTSTEQYVKVVNDNTIEGWMKCDATGGGWGNGNGKPDYVVYFYAQFSKPLKKYGVWEVNIPSDANRKRETIESVAFQTVAANATIHEQCKEKQGKHIGFYTEFETGKEEAVLLKAGISFVNMEGARKNLEAEIKDWNFKNERKKSFDLWNKALGKMKVSGGTEDQKTIFYTSLYHTMIDPRSFTDVDGNYTGGDNQVHHSDKFTKRTIFSGWDVFRSQMPLQTIINPTVVNDMINSLVELADENKTQYLERWEFLNAYSGCMLGNPAVVVIADAYRKGIRNYNIDKAYTFSKNTVDKFGTAELGYDPSISKTLEYSYSAWCMAQLAEQLNKPANYKKYTEQSFHYKNLFDPTVGWFRPKDKSGAWLPWPAEGRLKQLYGCTESNPYQQGWFVPHDIEGLTQLIGGKEKTVNDLENFFDKVPADMKWNDYYNHANEPVHHVPFMFNALGKPWLTQKWARLICENAYHNSAELGLVGNEDVGQMSAWYVLAASGLHPLCPGDNRYQICTPIFNTISIQLDTKYASGKKFTIITKNNSLQNKYIQSAKLNGKPYDKCWLSHDVLAKGGTLELVLGPQPNVNWGI; from the coding sequence ATGAAGAAAATAATTATAATGAATTTGGTTGTATGTTGTTTGTTTACTTTACAAGTAATCGGGCAACAAACAACAACAACAAAGGAGAAATCGCTGGCCTATTACGTTAATCCATTTATCGGATCAAGTAATAACACTGCATTGGCTGGTAGCTATCATGGTTTGGGAAAAACCTTTCCGGGTGCAGTTACACCATTTGGGTTAACCCAACTCAGCCCCAATACAATTACCGGAGGAGATAACGGAGCAGGTTATAGTTATGAGCATAAGTCTATAGAAGGTTTTGCTTTTACACAAATGAGTGGAATTGGCTGGTATGGTGATTTGGGTAACTTTTTGGTGATGCCCACTACAGGTCAACTTAAAACCAATTCGGGAAGAGAAAAAGAAGGTATCAGTGGCTATCGTTCTTTGTATGATAAAAAATCGGAAAAAGCTGAAGCAGGCTATTATTCAGTCGAATTAACGGACTATCAAGTTAAGGCCGAGATGGTAGCCGCGCCTCATAGTGGTATCATGCAGTTTACTTATCCGGCCAATAAACAATCCCGCATTCAAATTGATTTAGCCCGAAGAGTTGGCGGTACTTCTACAGAACAGTATGTAAAAGTAGTAAACGATAATACTATCGAAGGTTGGATGAAATGTGATGCCACTGGCGGAGGTTGGGGCAACGGGAACGGAAAACCTGATTATGTGGTGTATTTCTATGCCCAATTCAGCAAGCCATTAAAAAAATATGGTGTGTGGGAAGTGAATATTCCATCAGATGCCAATCGTAAAAGAGAGACTATTGAAAGCGTTGCATTTCAGACGGTAGCAGCCAATGCAACTATCCATGAGCAATGCAAAGAAAAGCAAGGAAAGCATATCGGTTTTTATACCGAATTTGAAACTGGTAAAGAAGAAGCGGTATTACTCAAAGCAGGAATATCTTTTGTAAATATGGAAGGTGCCCGCAAGAATCTAGAGGCTGAAATTAAAGACTGGAATTTTAAAAACGAAAGGAAAAAGAGTTTTGATTTATGGAATAAGGCACTTGGGAAGATGAAAGTATCTGGAGGAACCGAAGACCAGAAAACAATTTTTTATACGTCACTCTATCATACCATGATTGATCCTCGTAGCTTTACCGATGTCGATGGAAACTATACTGGAGGAGATAATCAAGTACATCATTCCGATAAATTTACAAAGCGGACTATTTTCAGCGGTTGGGATGTGTTTCGAAGCCAAATGCCTTTGCAAACCATCATTAATCCAACCGTGGTAAACGATATGATTAATTCGCTGGTGGAACTGGCTGATGAAAATAAAACGCAGTACCTGGAAAGATGGGAATTTTTAAATGCCTATAGTGGATGTATGTTGGGTAATCCCGCAGTCGTGGTAATAGCCGATGCTTACCGTAAAGGTATCAGAAATTACAATATCGATAAAGCCTATACTTTTTCTAAAAATACGGTTGATAAGTTTGGTACGGCAGAATTAGGTTATGATCCCAGCATATCAAAAACATTAGAATATTCGTATTCGGCTTGGTGTATGGCGCAACTGGCTGAGCAATTAAATAAGCCAGCCAACTATAAAAAGTACACGGAGCAATCTTTTCATTATAAAAACCTTTTTGATCCTACAGTAGGATGGTTCAGGCCCAAAGATAAAAGTGGAGCCTGGTTGCCGTGGCCAGCTGAAGGAAGGCTAAAACAACTATATGGCTGTACAGAGAGTAATCCTTATCAGCAAGGCTGGTTTGTACCGCACGATATAGAAGGCTTGACACAATTGATTGGGGGCAAGGAAAAAACAGTGAATGATCTGGAGAATTTTTTTGACAAGGTGCCTGCCGATATGAAGTGGAACGATTATTACAACCATGCCAACGAACCGGTACACCATGTTCCTTTTATGTTTAATGCCTTGGGGAAACCTTGGTTAACCCAAAAATGGGCTCGGTTAATTTGCGAAAACGCTTATCACAATTCGGCCGAATTGGGATTGGTGGGCAACGAAGATGTAGGGCAAATGTCGGCTTGGTATGTATTGGCAGCTTCGGGCTTGCATCCGCTTTGTCCGGGTGATAATCGCTATCAGATTTGCACACCAATATTTAACACTATCAGCATTCAGTTGGATACTAAATATGCATCTGGGAAAAAATTCACCATCATTACCAAAAACAATTCTCTTCAAAATAAATACATTCAATCGGCTAAATTAAATGGAAAGCCATATGATAAGTGTTGGCTTAGCCACGATGTATTGGCAAAAGGAGGAACATTAGAATTGGTGTTGGGGCCTCAGCCAAATGTAAATTGGGGAATATAA
- a CDS encoding crotonobetainyl-CoA--carnitine CoA-transferase, with translation MKELKLLALMICAILFYPCQAQIQVPSTQPNLAQQEMMKRGYGMFMHFGLNTFNDVEWSDGTLPVSSYNPTNLDPDQWVRVAKEAGFRYVLLITKHHDGFCLWDSKYTDYDVASSPVKTNVVKAVSDACKKYGIKFALYYSLWDRHEPSYKDKDPQKYIDYMKNQLTELFTIDKSVCELWLDGGWDRKPQYWGIDQLYSLVKKMNPNCAVSVNHTIVYEEGKRKFALPSDMTEDNKYFFQYFPSDFRLWDPKYITKFDKKQYLHEGKSYYLPFEHTICISKRYNWFQKSVQLPVRDLDEMEELFYWCTDNNNSLVMNIPPDQTGRIREYEANAAIALGKRLGLSLGKPLPKNGQFISFNKPVTASSVWKDDKGKVYEGSAINDGKLDSHWTAADTLATVEMSLNEKESFNKISIFEAQDEKNLPDNFSQIRIPRIQQYSIDILQNGSWVTIFLGDEPMGDCKVIRFPHPYKTSKLRFKVIKATALPSINEICVINVPEKK, from the coding sequence ATGAAAGAACTGAAGTTACTAGCTTTGATGATATGTGCCATACTATTTTACCCATGTCAGGCTCAAATACAAGTACCATCTACCCAACCCAATCTTGCCCAACAGGAAATGATGAAAAGAGGTTATGGTATGTTTATGCATTTTGGTTTGAATACATTTAACGATGTAGAGTGGAGTGATGGGACATTACCTGTGTCGTCTTATAACCCCACAAATCTAGATCCGGATCAATGGGTGCGTGTGGCAAAAGAAGCAGGATTTCGCTATGTATTACTAATTACTAAACATCACGATGGTTTTTGTTTGTGGGACAGTAAATACACCGATTATGATGTGGCGTCATCACCCGTAAAAACAAATGTGGTAAAAGCAGTATCAGATGCTTGTAAAAAATATGGAATTAAATTTGCCTTGTACTATTCGTTGTGGGACAGACACGAACCTTCTTATAAAGACAAAGATCCGCAGAAGTATATTGATTATATGAAGAACCAGTTGACAGAACTTTTTACAATTGATAAATCGGTTTGTGAATTGTGGCTTGATGGTGGCTGGGACAGAAAACCACAGTATTGGGGAATTGATCAGTTGTATTCTTTGGTTAAAAAAATGAATCCCAACTGTGCGGTAAGCGTAAATCACACTATTGTGTATGAAGAAGGTAAAAGAAAATTTGCACTTCCATCAGATATGACAGAAGACAACAAATATTTCTTTCAGTATTTTCCATCCGATTTTCGTTTGTGGGATCCCAAGTACATTACCAAGTTTGATAAAAAACAATACCTGCACGAAGGGAAATCCTATTATCTTCCTTTTGAGCATACAATCTGTATCAGTAAACGATATAATTGGTTCCAAAAATCAGTTCAGTTGCCTGTGAGAGACCTTGATGAAATGGAAGAATTGTTTTATTGGTGTACCGATAATAATAATTCATTGGTAATGAACATACCTCCTGATCAAACCGGTAGAATTAGAGAATATGAAGCTAATGCTGCTATTGCATTGGGTAAACGATTGGGGTTGTCTCTTGGAAAACCATTACCAAAAAATGGACAATTTATTTCTTTCAATAAACCTGTAACTGCATCAAGTGTATGGAAAGATGATAAAGGCAAAGTTTACGAAGGCAGTGCAATAAATGATGGAAAACTGGACAGCCATTGGACAGCGGCTGATACATTGGCAACCGTAGAGATGTCATTGAATGAAAAGGAGTCGTTTAACAAGATTAGTATTTTTGAAGCGCAGGATGAAAAGAATTTGCCCGATAATTTTTCGCAAATACGCATACCACGCATTCAGCAATACAGTATAGATATTTTACAAAACGGTAGTTGGGTAACAATTTTTCTAGGCGATGAACCTATGGGAGATTGTAAAGTAATTCGTTTCCCGCATCCTTATAAAACAAGTAAACTTAGATTTAAAGTAATAAAGGCAACAGCCTTGCCTTCTATTAATGAAATTTGCGTAATTAATGTACCCGAAAAGAAATAA
- a CDS encoding alpha-L-fucosidase produces MKNRLKGIILFLAFLIVTNLSFGQKKIGNETSEQKAKRMEWWTDARFGMFIHWGLYAMPARHEWIKRREAMTNEQYQKYFDMFNPDQFNPKLWAKEAKAAGMKYAVLTTKHHEGFCLFDSKYTDYKSTNTQAKRDLVKEFVDAFRAEGIKIGFYYSLLDWHHPDYPIDYQHPQHLPEDGSVKDPVAAYAQLNKNRNIAEYRKYLHNQVTELLSNYGKIDLLWLDFSFATNERGPGKGKDDWGSVELLKQVRKLQPNIIINNRLNLDEYEDGADFETPEQVKPGELSKYKGKTFETCQTFSGSWGYYRDEDSWKSQRQLLDLLISSVSNGGNLILNVGPTARGEFDYRADNALESLGDWMHANSKSIYGCTFAPEQFKVPEETKLTYNPTTKKMYVHLYDYPSDGKLLLPGYKSQLKYAQFLHDNSELKFEIKGEDAILKLPAKKPMYEIPVIELLLN; encoded by the coding sequence ATGAAAAATAGATTAAAGGGGATTATTTTGTTCTTAGCATTTTTAATAGTCACAAATTTATCTTTTGGACAAAAAAAAATAGGCAATGAAACGTCAGAACAGAAAGCAAAAAGAATGGAGTGGTGGACAGATGCCCGTTTTGGGATGTTTATCCATTGGGGGTTGTACGCCATGCCTGCACGTCATGAATGGATAAAGAGGAGGGAAGCAATGACTAATGAACAGTATCAAAAATATTTTGATATGTTCAACCCCGATCAGTTTAACCCCAAATTATGGGCAAAGGAAGCAAAGGCTGCCGGTATGAAATACGCAGTACTTACTACCAAACACCACGAAGGGTTTTGTTTATTTGATAGTAAATACACTGATTATAAAAGTACCAATACTCAAGCAAAGAGAGATTTGGTAAAGGAATTTGTGGATGCTTTCAGGGCAGAAGGAATCAAAATAGGGTTTTATTATTCTCTTCTCGATTGGCACCATCCAGACTACCCAATCGATTATCAACATCCTCAGCATCTGCCAGAGGATGGAAGTGTGAAGGATCCCGTGGCTGCATATGCGCAGTTGAATAAAAATAGAAATATAGCTGAATACCGAAAATACCTTCACAATCAGGTTACCGAATTGCTTTCAAATTATGGCAAAATAGATTTATTATGGTTGGATTTTTCGTTTGCCACAAACGAAAGAGGACCGGGAAAAGGTAAAGACGATTGGGGATCAGTTGAGTTATTGAAACAGGTAAGAAAATTGCAACCCAATATTATTATAAACAACAGGCTGAATTTGGATGAGTATGAAGATGGAGCCGATTTTGAAACACCAGAACAAGTAAAGCCCGGTGAATTAAGCAAATACAAAGGAAAGACATTCGAAACCTGTCAGACTTTCTCGGGATCATGGGGTTATTATCGAGATGAAGATTCTTGGAAATCACAAAGACAGTTGTTGGATTTACTGATTTCGTCCGTGAGCAATGGAGGTAATTTGATTTTAAATGTTGGTCCTACTGCCCGAGGCGAATTTGATTATCGAGCAGACAATGCTTTAGAAAGTCTTGGTGATTGGATGCATGCCAATAGTAAATCTATTTATGGATGCACGTTTGCACCAGAGCAATTTAAAGTTCCTGAGGAAACGAAACTTACCTATAATCCGACCACTAAAAAAATGTATGTGCATTTATATGATTATCCATCAGATGGGAAATTGCTTTTGCCGGGTTATAAAAGTCAGTTGAAATATGCACAGTTTTTACATGATAATTCCGAATTGAAATTTGAAATAAAAGGAGAGGATGCTATTCTAAAACTGCCCGCTAAAAAGCCTATGTATGAAATTCCGGTAATAGAGTTATTGCTGAATTAA
- a CDS encoding carbohydrate-binding protein, producing MKKIIILLISLNTFFAFAKEYHVSVKGNDNNDGSFKKPLKTIMAAANKAMPGDIITVHEGIYREKIAPPRGGTSKEKCITYQAAPGEKVVITGSESVKGWEKVESDTWKLTLSNSFFGTNNPFEEQLYGSWYMGNGKPNHTGSVYLNGKRIRETFSLYDVFKPTGDQPYFYTEADGNGGPVLMNIEWVHPAGGKQMTYADSSVEGGDQAVVLPGDHFPFGYLKDGSILHFDAVDFGSGTDILFFNAATLAKGGTVEVHLGNPSGELLGSSVVTNTGDWTKFSPFNIKLLRKLSGKQNICLVIRAPKLNSDGKTTIWAQFPNGINPNTESVEISVRPQVFYPEKTGINYITVRGFILENAATNWAPPSAEQPGLIGTRWGKGWVIENNIIRNSRCSGISLGRSTFGHAHHYQKLPPRVYPEPNAGQTEKQLIDYFENASWTKDETGFHTIRNNQIYECGQAGIVGCSGGAFSLIEGNDIHDICIGEIFSGWEQAGIKLHFAMDAVIRNNHIYRTIRGIWLDWGAQGVQVVGNLFHDNGSAKGMFENDVFLEVNHGPLLMANNIFLSEQAIYQKSQGVANVHNLISGTVAGGKDARKTYYYKPHETVSLGKTLNVGGNWSWYNNLIINKASFKKWDEPKLPINYDGNVYTKETQRDSNDTTAIFDSNFDSDVKLIHKADGWYLSMHVSSDWVNKSKRKLVTTQVLDKATIPNQEFTNPDGSPVKIDYDYFSHKRNVNNPFPGPIEFGNIGMQEIKVWPK from the coding sequence ATGAAAAAAATTATTATTCTATTAATTAGTTTAAATACTTTTTTTGCTTTTGCAAAAGAATACCATGTATCTGTAAAAGGAAATGATAACAATGATGGGTCTTTTAAGAAACCATTAAAAACGATTATGGCAGCAGCTAATAAAGCGATGCCTGGTGATATAATTACCGTTCATGAGGGGATTTATCGTGAAAAAATTGCACCACCCCGAGGCGGTACATCTAAAGAAAAATGTATTACCTATCAGGCGGCTCCTGGCGAAAAAGTTGTTATTACGGGATCAGAATCAGTTAAAGGATGGGAGAAAGTTGAGAGTGATACTTGGAAATTAACACTTTCAAATTCATTTTTCGGGACAAACAACCCATTTGAGGAGCAGCTTTACGGTAGTTGGTATATGGGCAATGGCAAGCCTAATCATACAGGCAGTGTTTATTTGAACGGGAAAAGAATCAGGGAAACATTTTCTCTTTATGACGTTTTTAAACCTACAGGTGACCAACCTTATTTTTATACTGAAGCTGATGGCAATGGTGGTCCGGTGTTGATGAATATTGAATGGGTACATCCAGCAGGAGGCAAACAAATGACTTATGCAGATTCATCTGTTGAAGGTGGTGATCAGGCGGTTGTCCTCCCAGGTGATCACTTTCCTTTTGGTTATTTGAAGGATGGATCAATACTTCATTTTGATGCGGTTGACTTTGGGTCTGGTACCGATATTTTGTTTTTTAATGCAGCAACATTGGCTAAAGGTGGAACAGTAGAGGTGCACCTTGGAAATCCATCAGGAGAATTGTTGGGTTCTTCAGTTGTAACCAATACCGGCGACTGGACAAAATTTTCTCCTTTTAATATCAAGTTATTGCGTAAGCTTTCAGGGAAACAAAATATTTGTCTTGTTATTAGAGCACCTAAATTAAACTCAGACGGCAAAACAACAATCTGGGCACAGTTTCCCAATGGGATAAACCCAAATACAGAATCGGTTGAGATCTCCGTTCGACCACAAGTATTCTATCCAGAGAAAACAGGCATCAATTATATTACCGTTAGAGGATTTATTCTTGAAAATGCGGCTACGAACTGGGCACCACCATCGGCTGAGCAACCAGGACTTATAGGAACTCGTTGGGGAAAAGGATGGGTTATTGAAAATAACATCATTCGTAATTCACGTTGTTCTGGTATTTCGCTTGGCCGTTCAACATTCGGACATGCGCACCATTATCAAAAATTACCTCCAAGGGTGTATCCTGAACCAAATGCTGGTCAAACAGAGAAGCAACTGATCGATTATTTCGAAAATGCATCATGGACCAAAGACGAGACAGGCTTTCATACCATTCGGAACAATCAAATCTATGAATGCGGTCAGGCTGGTATTGTAGGTTGTAGTGGTGGAGCCTTTAGTCTCATTGAAGGAAACGACATTCATGACATTTGCATAGGCGAAATATTTTCAGGATGGGAACAGGCAGGTATCAAACTACATTTTGCTATGGATGCGGTGATAAGGAATAACCATATTTACCGTACCATTCGTGGAATTTGGCTAGACTGGGGAGCTCAGGGCGTACAGGTTGTTGGAAACTTGTTTCATGACAATGGTTCTGCGAAAGGGATGTTTGAGAATGATGTATTTTTAGAAGTTAATCATGGTCCACTGCTTATGGCCAACAATATTTTTCTTTCCGAACAGGCAATTTATCAAAAATCACAAGGTGTTGCCAATGTGCATAATCTTATCAGTGGTACTGTAGCCGGAGGTAAAGATGCACGTAAAACGTACTATTATAAACCACATGAAACTGTTTCTTTGGGAAAGACACTTAATGTGGGTGGAAATTGGAGTTGGTATAATAACCTAATAATAAACAAAGCTTCCTTTAAAAAATGGGATGAACCGAAACTCCCGATAAATTATGATGGTAATGTTTATACAAAAGAAACACAGCGGGACTCAAACGATACTACTGCTATATTTGATTCCAATTTTGATTCTGATGTGAAACTTATTCACAAAGCGGATGGCTGGTATTTATCGATGCATGTTTCTTCTGATTGGGTAAATAAATCTAAGAGAAAATTAGTTACAACTCAGGTTTTGGATAAAGCGACAATTCCTAATCAAGAGTTTACTAATCCTGATGGGTCACCTGTGAAGATAGACTATGATTATTTTAGCCATAAACGAAACGTTAACAATCCATTCCCGGGCCCAATTGAATTTGGTAACATTGGTATGCAGGAGATAAAGGTTTGGCCTAAATAA
- a CDS encoding glycoside hydrolase family 88 protein, with product MKRVKYYLVLLSLSGLSVFAQKDNSKDHFAMQKLIHDNFAFAEKQYQYLEKATPQDSMPKTFEHNKNVSSNVWWWCSGFYPGTLLYIYEYTKKPLILDEAKKRLAILDTVKYYTKNHDLGFMMYCSFGNAYRLTKNEEYKKVILQSSKSLATRYRPDAKVIQSWEVTEGALKQKGFAGPVIIDNMMNLEMLEWASHNSNDPTFADIAENHANTTIKNHFRPDYSSYHVLDYDLKTGQVLKKVTAQGYADSSAWSRGQGWALYGYTMMYRFTKNPAYLKQAQGIAKFILNNPNLPADKVPYWDFDAPNIPNALRDASAGALYASALLELGQYTSGKEKQNYVDVAKTILKSLSTPKYRAKLGSNGGYLLMHSVGSIPHNGEIDVPLTYADYYFLEALLRYKKWYL from the coding sequence ATGAAAAGAGTTAAGTACTACTTAGTACTATTATCTTTGAGCGGCTTATCTGTTTTTGCCCAAAAAGATAATAGCAAGGATCATTTTGCGATGCAAAAACTGATTCATGACAATTTCGCATTTGCCGAAAAGCAATATCAGTATTTGGAAAAAGCAACTCCACAAGATTCGATGCCCAAAACATTTGAACACAACAAAAATGTTAGTTCCAATGTCTGGTGGTGGTGTAGTGGTTTTTATCCCGGAACACTTTTGTATATTTATGAATATACCAAAAAGCCATTAATACTGGATGAAGCCAAAAAAAGACTGGCGATATTAGACACGGTAAAATATTACACCAAAAACCATGATTTGGGTTTTATGATGTATTGCAGTTTTGGGAACGCTTATCGATTAACGAAAAACGAAGAATACAAAAAAGTGATTCTGCAATCGTCTAAATCTTTGGCAACAAGATACCGTCCTGATGCCAAGGTGATTCAGTCATGGGAGGTTACTGAAGGTGCTTTGAAACAAAAAGGTTTTGCTGGTCCGGTTATCATTGACAATATGATGAATCTGGAGATGCTGGAATGGGCAAGTCATAACAGTAATGATCCAACTTTTGCAGATATAGCCGAAAATCATGCCAATACAACGATCAAAAATCATTTCAGACCGGATTACAGTAGTTATCACGTGTTGGATTATGATTTGAAAACTGGGCAAGTTCTTAAAAAAGTTACGGCTCAGGGCTATGCAGATTCCAGCGCATGGAGCAGGGGACAGGGATGGGCTTTGTATGGTTACACGATGATGTATCGTTTTACCAAAAATCCTGCTTATTTAAAACAAGCGCAAGGAATTGCAAAATTTATTTTGAACAACCCTAATTTACCGGCGGATAAGGTTCCGTATTGGGATTTTGATGCTCCGAATATTCCGAATGCTTTGCGTGATGCGTCGGCTGGGGCACTTTATGCCTCTGCATTGTTGGAACTGGGTCAATACACTTCAGGGAAAGAGAAACAGAATTATGTTGATGTTGCCAAAACCATTTTGAAGTCATTATCAACACCAAAATACAGAGCAAAATTGGGTTCAAATGGAGGTTATTTGTTAATGCATAGCGTAGGTTCTATTCCTCATAACGGAGAAATCGATGTACCGCTTACTTATGCCGACTATTATTTCCTCGAAGCATTATTGCGTTATAAAAAATGGTATTTATAA
- a CDS encoding RagB/SusD family nutrient uptake outer membrane protein, with translation MKTKNKTLFAVLFLITAMISCDTDRLPETAIADASYWKSESDLKMAANYLYTSLPNVSISADLMSDDSFGTASNSISDGSRNVPATDGNYNNNYGFIRAANKLIENAPKVLANGVAATNVNWYVGEAKYFRARAYYNLLQRYGGVPLILKVLDENSPELQAPQNTRDEVVNAIYADLDDAVSKLRTASVLSSTTYASYGRISQTAALSLKAEVALFEGTRSKFHGYGDPIKHLTIARNAAKAVMDSKEHSLFNTASGGNTAYFNLLQYAGEGSGNKENILVNQYGKSVADVVVSHNTIAEIDNGRYGQTQSLVDAYLMKDGLPYTKSPLYVAPNATTTKAKDLYTNRDPRMSDRFFKTGDPYNIGVAFSVPNSFMVSKYAYRGYFNDVDRAAGRSFIDYPITRYAEILLIYAEASFELNGTISDADLDLSINLLRARAAMPKLTNAFVTANGLDMRTEIRRERRVELSLEGFRYWDLIRWKTAEIELPKTVLGSYWYAEFGKAPATLDSNSYIILQANTKRKFDPARDYLWPFPTNELGLNPNLKQNPNW, from the coding sequence ATGAAAACTAAAAATAAAACCCTGTTTGCTGTATTGTTTTTGATAACAGCCATGATTTCGTGTGATACGGATCGACTTCCTGAAACAGCCATTGCGGATGCTAGCTATTGGAAGAGTGAGAGTGATTTAAAAATGGCTGCAAATTACTTATATACTTCTTTGCCAAATGTTTCTATTAGTGCTGATCTTATGTCTGATGATTCTTTTGGAACAGCTTCAAATTCAATTAGTGATGGATCGCGAAATGTTCCTGCAACAGATGGTAATTATAATAACAATTATGGCTTTATAAGAGCCGCTAATAAACTGATAGAAAATGCACCTAAAGTACTAGCGAATGGTGTAGCTGCAACTAATGTAAATTGGTATGTTGGAGAAGCTAAGTATTTTAGAGCAAGGGCTTATTATAATTTATTACAACGTTATGGTGGTGTTCCATTAATACTAAAAGTATTAGACGAAAATTCTCCAGAGTTGCAGGCTCCACAAAACACAAGAGACGAAGTTGTTAATGCTATATATGCTGATTTAGACGATGCTGTTTCAAAATTGAGGACTGCCTCAGTTTTGAGTTCAACAACATATGCAAGTTATGGTAGAATTTCACAAACAGCAGCCTTGTCTTTGAAAGCCGAAGTGGCACTTTTTGAAGGAACACGTTCCAAGTTTCATGGATATGGCGACCCTATTAAGCACTTGACAATTGCAAGAAATGCTGCAAAAGCAGTTATGGACTCAAAAGAACACAGTTTATTCAATACTGCTTCAGGGGGTAATACTGCTTATTTCAATTTATTGCAATATGCAGGTGAAGGAAGTGGTAATAAAGAAAATATATTGGTTAATCAATATGGGAAAAGTGTTGCCGATGTTGTGGTATCGCACAATACTATAGCGGAGATTGATAATGGTCGTTATGGTCAAACGCAATCTTTGGTAGATGCTTATTTGATGAAAGACGGTTTGCCTTATACTAAATCGCCATTGTATGTAGCACCTAATGCTACAACTACTAAGGCGAAAGATCTTTATACCAATAGAGATCCAAGGATGAGTGATCGATTTTTTAAAACAGGAGATCCTTATAATATTGGTGTAGCTTTTTCAGTACCTAATAGTTTTATGGTATCAAAGTATGCGTATAGAGGATATTTCAATGACGTAGATAGGGCTGCTGGAAGGTCATTTATTGATTATCCAATTACTAGATATGCTGAAATATTGTTAATTTATGCAGAAGCTAGTTTTGAATTGAACGGAACGATTAGCGATGCAGATTTAGATCTTTCTATTAATTTATTAAGAGCAAGAGCTGCTATGCCAAAATTAACAAACGCTTTTGTGACAGCTAACGGTTTGGATATGAGAACAGAGATCAGAAGAGAACGTAGAGTTGAACTTTCTCTGGAAGGTTTCCGTTATTGGGATTTAATTAGATGGAAAACAGCTGAAATAGAATTGCCAAAGACAGTTTTGGGAAGTTACTGGTATGCTGAATTTGGAAAAGCTCCAGCAACATTGGATAGTAATAGCTATATAATATTGCAAGCCAATACTAAAAGAAAATTTGATCCTGCTAGAGATTATTTATGGCCTTTTCCAACTAATGAATTAGGTCTAAATCCTAACTTAAAACAGAACCCTAACTGGTAA